Proteins from a genomic interval of Pseudodesulfovibrio nedwellii:
- the asnS gene encoding asparagine--tRNA ligase, with the protein MKRTKIKDALNATAPMDEITIKGWVRSKRDNKGFSFVALNDGSCLSTIQAIVDHTPEIEEALTRVGTGASVAITGELVESPGKGQRWEVRGKALEVIGEADQETFPLQKKRHSDEFLRSIAHLRPRTNKYSAMFRMRSALAQAVHKYFAEKDFFYIHTPIITGSDCEGAGEMFRVTSLEAGSQLPPEEDFFGKPSQLTVSGQLSAEMFSLSLGDVYTFGPTFRAENSNTPRHVAEFWMIEPEIVFSDLSDDMDLGEDMIKYLITHMLDNCAEDVELFAKWVDKGLMPTLENILKEPFKRLPYTEAIDILKKTKKEFEYPVEWGMDLQTEHERFLCEEKFKRPVYVYDYPKTIKPFYMRMNDDDKTVAAMDCLVPRIGELIGGSQREERLDVLVARMDEMGLDKEDYWWYLDSRKYGTAPHAGFGMGFERMLMLVTGVSNIRDVMPFPRTPKSLDF; encoded by the coding sequence GGCGCTTAATGATGGTTCCTGTCTGTCCACTATCCAGGCTATTGTGGATCATACCCCAGAGATCGAGGAAGCTTTGACCAGAGTGGGAACGGGTGCATCCGTTGCTATTACTGGTGAACTTGTCGAATCTCCTGGCAAAGGGCAGAGGTGGGAAGTGCGAGGTAAGGCTCTTGAGGTGATTGGCGAGGCTGATCAGGAGACGTTCCCTTTGCAAAAAAAACGTCATTCCGACGAATTTTTGCGTTCCATTGCCCATTTGCGGCCTCGGACCAATAAATATAGTGCTATGTTTCGTATGCGTTCAGCATTGGCTCAGGCTGTTCACAAGTATTTCGCGGAAAAAGATTTTTTTTACATCCATACACCGATCATCACCGGTTCTGATTGTGAGGGCGCGGGAGAGATGTTCCGTGTAACCAGCTTGGAAGCCGGGTCCCAGTTGCCTCCTGAAGAGGACTTTTTTGGGAAACCGTCCCAATTGACCGTGTCAGGTCAGTTGTCCGCAGAAATGTTTTCTCTGTCTCTAGGGGATGTATATACCTTTGGTCCGACCTTTCGTGCCGAAAATTCCAATACGCCGCGTCACGTGGCCGAATTTTGGATGATCGAACCGGAAATTGTTTTTTCCGATTTGTCTGACGACATGGATTTGGGCGAGGACATGATCAAGTATCTGATTACTCATATGCTTGATAATTGCGCCGAAGATGTAGAGTTGTTCGCCAAGTGGGTGGACAAGGGGCTTATGCCTACATTGGAAAACATTTTGAAAGAACCATTCAAACGGTTGCCCTACACCGAGGCCATCGATATTCTCAAGAAGACCAAGAAAGAGTTCGAATATCCGGTTGAGTGGGGTATGGATCTTCAGACCGAGCACGAACGCTTCCTGTGTGAAGAGAAGTTCAAGAGGCCCGTTTATGTTTACGATTATCCCAAGACCATCAAACCGTTTTACATGCGTATGAATGACGACGATAAGACCGTGGCGGCCATGGATTGTCTGGTGCCGCGTATCGGTGAGCTTATTGGCGGCAGTCAGCGTGAAGAACGTCTGGATGTGTTGGTAGCCCGTATGGACGAAATGGGACTCGATAAGGAAGACTACTGGTGGTATCTTGATTCCCGTAAGTACGGTACTGCTCCACATGCCGGATTTGGTATGGGCTTCGAGCGTATGCTTATGCTGGTGACGGGTGTTTCCAACATCCGTGATGTCATGCCGTTCCCCAGGACTCCCAAGAGTCTTGATTTTTAG
- a CDS encoding AraC family transcriptional regulator, producing MENTMKDTTRNLYFERMHTVLQHIQANLDEEMTLESLAAMTFFSPIHFHRIFKGMFSETVVEHIRRIRMERAATRLALGTSSVTDASFDAGYETVESFSRAFKKKFDCPPSKYQEKHWKILYAKLSGSVHYLPESVRDGLVVANQKETDMEVKIEKVKPMRVAFVRHVGPYIECDKAWKTLCTWAEKRGLFANMPKFIGICYDDPQVTPEDKIRYDACFTINDDVEATGEIGSQILSGGEYAVTTHKGPYAGLEQTYGKLMGEWLPKSGREFREEPSFEVYLNSPNHTQPDELLTDIYLPLK from the coding sequence ATGGAAAACACGATGAAGGACACCACCAGAAACTTATATTTCGAACGAATGCATACGGTGTTACAACATATTCAGGCCAATCTTGACGAAGAGATGACGCTTGAATCACTTGCCGCCATGACCTTTTTTTCTCCGATACATTTTCATCGGATTTTCAAAGGAATGTTCAGCGAGACCGTTGTTGAACATATTCGTCGAATCCGTATGGAAAGAGCGGCCACCAGACTGGCACTGGGGACTTCCTCGGTGACGGACGCTTCTTTCGACGCAGGATATGAAACCGTGGAGTCCTTCAGCCGGGCATTCAAAAAAAAGTTTGATTGTCCTCCATCCAAGTATCAGGAAAAACATTGGAAAATTTTGTACGCAAAACTTTCCGGCTCTGTACACTACCTCCCTGAATCAGTGCGCGACGGGTTGGTTGTTGCAAACCAAAAGGAGACAGACATGGAAGTTAAAATTGAAAAAGTGAAACCAATGCGGGTTGCCTTTGTCAGACACGTTGGACCGTACATCGAATGCGACAAAGCATGGAAAACTCTTTGCACATGGGCAGAAAAAAGAGGCCTTTTCGCGAACATGCCAAAATTCATTGGCATCTGCTACGATGATCCGCAGGTCACTCCCGAGGATAAAATTCGCTACGACGCTTGCTTCACCATTAACGACGATGTTGAAGCAACCGGTGAAATAGGCTCTCAAATCCTGTCGGGTGGAGAATACGCCGTCACCACACACAAAGGGCCATACGCAGGGCTTGAACAAACCTATGGAAAACTCATGGGCGAATGGTTGCCTAAAAGTGGACGAGAATTCAGGGAAGAACCCAGCTTTGAAGTCTATCTCAATTCACCGAATCACACGCAACCAGATGAGTTACTGACAGACATCTACCTCCCCCTCAAATAA
- a CDS encoding CerR family C-terminal domain-containing protein, which yields MKKQKISPERTQFQLLQAGMHLFGLNGFKGTRTRELAQLAGVNQAAIPYHFGGKAGLYLAVAAYVVKRGRDQMKDEIEMIELKVKSGGLLKADAEHLLMNFFFGFMDNVILSEDLSDRSRFILREYSTPGAGFEIIYEGLIGKMHKLLCQLVGIIEGNPPESERVILKTHVLFGTVIGNALTRNLLFRRLDWDDFTPERIGRMKQTIAEIVCHGLRLDDPQKYLETS from the coding sequence ATGAAAAAACAAAAGATATCACCGGAAAGAACCCAATTTCAACTTCTTCAAGCAGGTATGCATTTGTTTGGCTTGAATGGCTTTAAAGGCACTCGAACGCGAGAACTTGCCCAGTTGGCGGGAGTCAATCAGGCCGCCATACCGTATCACTTTGGAGGCAAGGCAGGATTATATCTGGCGGTAGCCGCGTATGTCGTTAAGCGCGGTCGAGATCAAATGAAGGATGAAATTGAAATGATTGAGCTCAAGGTGAAGAGCGGTGGGCTTCTCAAAGCAGACGCTGAACACCTTTTGATGAATTTCTTCTTTGGTTTTATGGATAATGTCATATTGTCAGAAGATTTGAGTGATCGGTCCCGTTTCATTTTAAGGGAGTATTCAACGCCTGGGGCCGGGTTCGAAATCATTTATGAAGGCTTGATCGGGAAAATGCATAAACTGTTATGCCAGTTGGTTGGGATTATTGAAGGTAATCCCCCTGAAAGTGAGCGTGTCATTTTGAAGACTCACGTATTGTTTGGCACGGTCATCGGTAATGCATTGACCAGGAATTTGTTGTTCAGAAGATTAGATTGGGATGATTTTACCCCTGAAAGGATTGGTAGAATGAAGCAAACCATTGCGGAAATTGTTTGCCACGGTTTGAGACTTGATGATCCGCAAAAATATTTGGAGACTTCATGA
- a CDS encoding efflux RND transporter periplasmic adaptor subunit has protein sequence MIARFKEKCPYWKKLLIIPVVGLGILFFVILVKTKQQPVKKSLEERVTSVRVVEAEAMPVVPRAIGYGYIQPGQVWDAVAEVPGKVVEVHPEFERGAVLAKGEILMRIDPAASGYIREQSEAEVERVQAELRKLDQSEQDTRRQLEVEQGRLKLSAKDLDRNKKLVNQGVISQSELDAQEQSYLSQRNVVQNYQSTLNGIPASRASLKAQLASARSKTAGARLDEDNTVIRTPFNCRISATNVELGQAVGMNQVVATLDSLGENEALVQVPLYVFKNLLPQGKMAIPGSQVQMEEFRQFLGIDAMIRVRTQERTMEWIGHVTRISDAVDADTRTIGVFVSVDNRIQNSQGEQNTPLIKNMYAEVELLGKPTEPLVVVPRTAVEAGYVNVVNAEGRLERRRVTIAFVQSSIAVLRSGVVIGDRVVVSELIPAIEGMRLRPELDETLQKRMEDEALARTAAK, from the coding sequence ATGATAGCTCGTTTCAAGGAAAAGTGTCCGTATTGGAAAAAGTTGCTTATTATTCCTGTTGTCGGGCTGGGGATTCTGTTTTTCGTGATATTGGTCAAGACAAAGCAACAACCGGTGAAGAAATCACTGGAGGAACGGGTAACGTCGGTTCGGGTTGTTGAAGCTGAGGCTATGCCCGTAGTGCCGCGTGCTATTGGATATGGATATATACAACCTGGTCAAGTTTGGGATGCTGTAGCTGAAGTTCCCGGCAAAGTCGTCGAGGTGCACCCTGAGTTTGAGAGGGGGGCTGTTCTTGCCAAAGGCGAAATACTCATGCGTATTGATCCTGCTGCCTCAGGTTATATTAGGGAGCAATCCGAAGCAGAGGTTGAACGAGTGCAGGCAGAGCTGCGCAAGCTGGATCAATCAGAACAGGATACGCGTCGGCAATTGGAAGTGGAGCAAGGGCGACTTAAGCTGTCAGCCAAGGATCTTGACCGTAATAAAAAGCTTGTAAATCAGGGTGTTATTTCTCAGTCTGAGCTTGATGCTCAGGAGCAGAGCTATCTTTCACAGCGAAACGTTGTGCAAAACTATCAATCGACGCTCAATGGAATTCCGGCAAGTCGAGCCTCGCTCAAGGCGCAGTTGGCGTCGGCTCGTTCCAAGACGGCTGGGGCGCGTTTGGATGAAGATAACACCGTCATTCGAACGCCGTTTAATTGTCGGATTTCGGCAACCAATGTGGAGTTGGGACAGGCTGTAGGAATGAATCAGGTCGTGGCAACCCTTGATTCTCTCGGTGAAAACGAGGCTCTGGTCCAGGTGCCGCTTTATGTCTTCAAAAATCTTTTGCCTCAAGGGAAGATGGCTATTCCCGGTTCCCAAGTCCAGATGGAAGAGTTCCGGCAGTTCCTCGGTATTGATGCCATGATTCGTGTGCGCACTCAGGAGCGAACCATGGAGTGGATCGGCCATGTTACGCGAATATCCGATGCTGTGGATGCTGATACACGGACTATCGGGGTGTTTGTTTCAGTGGATAATCGCATCCAAAATTCACAGGGCGAGCAGAACACGCCTCTTATAAAAAATATGTATGCCGAGGTGGAATTGCTCGGTAAGCCGACAGAACCACTTGTCGTTGTCCCTCGTACAGCCGTGGAAGCAGGATATGTGAATGTCGTAAACGCAGAGGGGCGCCTTGAGCGTCGTCGTGTGACCATCGCTTTTGTGCAATCATCTATTGCGGTTTTGCGAAGTGGTGTAGTCATTGGAGATCGTGTTGTCGTCTCGGAACTGATTCCTGCTATTGAAGGAATGAGGCTTAGGCCTGAACTTGATGAGACGTTACAGAAGCGCATGGAAGATGAAGCTCTGGCAAGGACGGCTGCAAAATGA
- a CDS encoding efflux RND transporter permease subunit — protein sequence MRKGNSFIDFFAEHPTAANLLMLLFLGMGVLALPKMVRETFPDFTPSEISITAVYPGATAEDVEEAICQRIEDALDGVTNVEEVRSTAQDGLATVVVEMVEGGDLKEFAEDIRTEVDAIDTFPPDVEDPIIKRLNRTDMVLALAVTGPMSTPHLKLYCEDLKDRILNLPGVAEVTIGGFSDHEIRVEIPMKNIMQYGLSVFDITSVIGNQSLDLPAGTLETADADFVIRFADERKKVHEYEDLVVFSGKTGAELRLGDIATITDRFEKDEQKIWFNGQRAGELIIAKNKGKDALKVLDAVQMFLDKERAEMPSGINLEITRNITKIVRDRLDMLISNGIQGLFLVFMVMWLFFNIRLSFWVAMGLPVSFMGSFLIMQMTGMSINMLTMVGLLLALGLIMDDAIVIAENVAAHLARGKSALRAAVDGTREVARGVLSSFITTLCIFGAVALLIEGRIGKVLWVMPAVLIMTLSVSIIEAFCILPNHLNHSLSHITKAPTRFRVAFEKRFEWIRENILGRIVDTVIRWRYVFVGGVFCVFFISVGMVASGRIGVEAFPSIDGDVLQASILLPQGTPLEKTEEVTRVVLAGLQRLNDELTPSQPEGKRLVRFATVAFNTNSYADEPGAHVATVYADLLSAEERTVTIRELELAWAAAVGELPDVMALTFTQPSVGPAGNAIEFRLSGKDLKELKAAAAELRDYISEYEGTLYLLDNLRPGKPEFQATLKPGATAFGFNAQQIASQLRAAFFGREATEIQYQGESYEVNVRIASEDSDSIADLDYFHLTAQDGSLVPLGEVANIQEGRGWAKINRVNGWRTVTVKGDVDTDVGNASAIVGQVRAQFMPKLLKKHPGVSFNVEGAAKRGAKTGDSMKRALIIGIFGIFILLSFQFRSYLEPIVVISAIPLAAIGVVWGHWLMGLTISMPSIMGFASLAGVVVNDSILLVEFLKMRVREGMTTVEASRMASRQRFRAVLLTSLTTIVGLIPLLTERSLQAQILIPLCASLVFGLMASTVLVLLVVPSLYSILGDFGLTSAPRQQDKSLE from the coding sequence ATGAGGAAAGGAAATTCATTCATTGATTTTTTTGCTGAACATCCGACTGCGGCAAATTTGCTTATGCTGTTGTTTCTCGGCATGGGAGTTTTGGCTTTGCCTAAAATGGTGCGTGAGACCTTTCCGGATTTTACGCCTTCAGAGATTTCCATAACCGCAGTTTATCCCGGTGCTACAGCAGAAGATGTGGAAGAGGCCATATGTCAGCGTATTGAAGATGCTCTTGATGGTGTGACTAATGTGGAAGAGGTGCGTTCAACCGCTCAGGATGGGTTGGCGACCGTGGTGGTAGAAATGGTTGAAGGTGGCGATCTCAAGGAATTCGCTGAAGACATTCGTACGGAAGTGGATGCCATCGACACCTTTCCGCCAGATGTAGAAGATCCCATCATCAAACGACTCAACCGAACAGATATGGTTTTGGCGTTGGCTGTAACTGGCCCCATGTCCACGCCTCATCTCAAGTTGTATTGTGAGGATCTCAAAGATCGAATCCTTAATCTGCCAGGCGTAGCAGAAGTAACTATTGGTGGATTTTCAGACCATGAAATTCGAGTGGAAATCCCTATGAAGAATATCATGCAGTATGGTTTGTCCGTATTCGATATTACTTCTGTCATCGGAAACCAATCGTTGGATTTACCCGCAGGGACTTTGGAAACCGCTGATGCTGATTTTGTTATTCGTTTTGCTGACGAGCGAAAAAAGGTTCATGAATATGAAGATCTTGTCGTTTTTTCAGGTAAGACCGGGGCGGAGCTTCGCCTTGGTGATATCGCAACTATCACTGATCGTTTTGAGAAGGATGAACAGAAAATATGGTTTAATGGACAGCGAGCCGGTGAACTGATCATCGCTAAAAATAAGGGTAAGGATGCGCTAAAGGTTCTGGACGCTGTTCAGATGTTTTTGGATAAAGAGCGAGCTGAGATGCCATCTGGCATCAACCTTGAAATTACGCGTAATATTACCAAAATAGTTCGTGACCGTTTGGATATGTTGATTTCCAATGGCATACAAGGGTTGTTCCTTGTTTTTATGGTTATGTGGCTGTTTTTCAATATAAGGTTGTCCTTTTGGGTTGCCATGGGGTTGCCAGTATCTTTCATGGGATCGTTTTTGATCATGCAAATGACTGGTATGTCTATTAATATGCTGACTATGGTTGGTTTATTGTTGGCTCTTGGTTTGATCATGGATGATGCGATTGTCATCGCTGAGAATGTGGCAGCGCATCTTGCACGGGGTAAGTCTGCGCTTCGAGCTGCCGTGGATGGAACTAGAGAAGTTGCTCGCGGAGTTCTTTCGTCGTTTATTACTACATTATGTATCTTTGGTGCCGTGGCTTTGCTTATCGAAGGGCGTATCGGTAAAGTGCTATGGGTAATGCCCGCTGTTTTGATCATGACTTTGTCGGTGAGTATTATCGAGGCTTTCTGCATTCTTCCAAACCATCTTAACCATTCGTTGTCGCATATTACGAAAGCGCCGACACGGTTCAGAGTTGCTTTTGAAAAACGGTTTGAGTGGATTCGTGAGAACATACTTGGACGGATTGTCGATACGGTTATTCGGTGGCGATATGTTTTTGTCGGCGGTGTGTTCTGCGTCTTCTTTATTTCTGTCGGGATGGTTGCAAGTGGTCGAATAGGGGTCGAGGCTTTTCCATCAATTGACGGTGATGTTTTGCAAGCGAGTATTCTTTTGCCGCAGGGCACTCCGCTTGAAAAGACAGAAGAGGTTACGCGTGTCGTTTTGGCTGGACTTCAACGGTTGAATGATGAGTTGACTCCATCGCAGCCGGAGGGGAAGCGCCTTGTACGGTTTGCCACGGTTGCTTTTAATACGAACTCATATGCGGATGAGCCGGGTGCGCATGTGGCAACTGTGTATGCAGATTTGTTGAGCGCGGAAGAACGGACCGTTACCATACGAGAGTTGGAATTAGCTTGGGCTGCGGCTGTCGGAGAATTGCCGGATGTTATGGCATTGACCTTTACTCAGCCTAGTGTTGGTCCTGCTGGAAATGCAATTGAGTTTCGACTTTCAGGGAAAGACTTGAAAGAACTCAAGGCCGCCGCTGCTGAACTGCGAGATTATATATCTGAATATGAAGGGACCTTATATCTTTTGGATAACCTTCGTCCGGGCAAACCTGAATTCCAGGCCACACTTAAGCCGGGGGCCACGGCCTTTGGATTCAACGCTCAGCAGATAGCTTCTCAATTGCGAGCGGCGTTTTTTGGGCGTGAAGCGACTGAAATACAGTATCAGGGGGAATCTTATGAAGTGAACGTGCGTATCGCTTCAGAGGATAGTGATTCAATCGCTGACTTGGATTATTTTCATCTGACGGCTCAAGACGGCTCATTAGTCCCTTTGGGTGAAGTGGCTAATATTCAAGAAGGGCGAGGATGGGCCAAGATTAATCGTGTGAACGGGTGGCGAACTGTTACAGTGAAAGGAGATGTAGACACTGACGTTGGCAACGCTAGTGCGATTGTTGGACAGGTTCGTGCGCAGTTTATGCCTAAACTTTTGAAGAAGCATCCGGGAGTGTCCTTTAATGTCGAAGGTGCTGCCAAACGTGGAGCGAAAACTGGCGATTCCATGAAACGAGCATTGATTATCGGTATTTTTGGGATATTCATATTGCTCTCTTTTCAGTTCAGAAGTTATTTGGAACCGATTGTGGTTATTTCGGCTATACCGCTTGCGGCCATAGGTGTGGTCTGGGGGCATTGGCTTATGGGGCTGACTATTTCCATGCCCTCAATTATGGGGTTTGCCTCTTTAGCAGGGGTCGTCGTGAATGACTCAATCCTTCTTGTTGAGTTTCTTAAGATGCGCGTCCGAGAGGGGATGACGACTGTAGAAGCATCTAGAATGGCAAGTCGACAGAGGTTTAGAGCCGTCTTGTTGACGTCGCTTACGACCATCGTTGGGCTTATCCCTTTATTAACTGAGCGGAGTTTACAGGCGCAGATATTGATACCGCTGTGTGCAAGCCTCGTTTTTGGGCTGATGGCATCTACTGTTTTGGTTCTTCTTGTAGTACCTAGTTTGTACTCTATTCTGGGTGATTTTGGTCTTACTTCTGCACCTCGACAGCAGGATAAGAGTTTGGAGTAA
- a CDS encoding TetR/AcrR family transcriptional regulator, which yields MVDIKVIPKVIPIRNKELTKKRLITAVGKVVSEVGFQQLGVNLVAREAGVDKKLIYRYFSGLRGLMAAYSETVDFWPTAEELLGDNKARLKEMSSHELMSLFFKRYLKAILRRPHTLEILAWEALERNELTKVLEEVRVKTALEFFEMMEQEPPRDVDLTALVLVMAGAVNFLAVRSRIHQSLGGVDLQSDAGWKRIEETMDLIFARTLGK from the coding sequence GTGGTTGATATAAAAGTTATCCCTAAAGTCATACCTATTCGAAATAAAGAGCTCACAAAGAAACGTTTGATAACGGCTGTCGGGAAGGTTGTGTCAGAAGTTGGTTTTCAGCAATTGGGGGTCAATCTCGTAGCTCGTGAAGCTGGTGTTGATAAGAAATTAATTTATCGATATTTTTCAGGATTACGTGGTCTGATGGCTGCATACAGTGAGACTGTTGATTTTTGGCCGACAGCAGAAGAATTGTTGGGTGATAACAAGGCTCGCCTCAAAGAAATGTCGTCACATGAATTGATGTCTTTGTTCTTTAAGCGCTATTTGAAGGCTATTTTGCGACGCCCACACACACTTGAAATTTTGGCATGGGAGGCACTCGAGAGAAATGAGCTGACCAAAGTTTTGGAAGAGGTGCGTGTTAAGACTGCGCTGGAGTTTTTTGAAATGATGGAGCAGGAACCACCGCGGGATGTTGATCTGACCGCATTGGTGCTTGTTATGGCCGGTGCTGTGAATTTCCTTGCTGTTCGTTCACGGATTCATCAAAGTCTCGGTGGAGTAGATTTACAATCCGATGCAGGATGGAAGCGTATTGAAGAGACGATGGACCTTATTTTTGCAAGGACACTGGGAAAATAG
- a CDS encoding MucR family transcriptional regulator, whose protein sequence is MEDYLKEALEIVKAQAGVRTMTEDEITSMVQKLAAGIKAIADGENISTADSAVVDPKKAIREKSILCCVCGKTFKVITKKHLSSHDLTPEEYREKFGYKKKLPLVCKSLQRERRKKMKEMKLWTKRGKNK, encoded by the coding sequence ATGGAAGATTATCTAAAAGAGGCGCTGGAAATCGTAAAAGCCCAAGCCGGTGTTCGTACAATGACGGAAGATGAAATAACTTCCATGGTTCAAAAACTTGCAGCGGGCATCAAGGCAATCGCAGACGGTGAAAATATTTCAACAGCCGACTCAGCAGTAGTTGACCCCAAAAAAGCTATCAGGGAAAAATCCATCCTCTGCTGTGTTTGCGGAAAAACGTTCAAAGTAATTACTAAAAAACATCTTTCCAGTCACGACCTGACTCCTGAAGAATACAGAGAAAAATTTGGGTATAAGAAAAAATTACCGTTAGTATGCAAATCTCTTCAACGAGAACGTCGCAAAAAAATGAAAGAAATGAAACTGTGGACTAAACGAGGAAAAAACAAATAA
- a CDS encoding MerR family transcriptional regulator — protein MNNMKSSDQQGVGRMNKKFISLREVGRQLNIPPSTIVYYKDKFEKYIPSEGGEGRRPRYPIEVLEIFRRIRTMFNDNWSTEQIERELALKFSVLMSDQQSDQSFDQVTSSKEIVELAGVLSRMSDVLDNQSLFQSEIRSLRDEVAALREGRGEWERAQQVELESLRTELVSLRRRFSGRGDAGGIDFPPADFLASPLVIASGGEFLGVQGKGKKAFSLEDFVHLIERKESDHVGVETSWRQQDAHWVLVVRTEDAETGREQAVVLVAKKTITPSKNTVTEIIRLNIDGNDAPDALLLTLFRQLRMVFNG, from the coding sequence ATGAACAACATGAAGAGCAGTGATCAACAAGGTGTTGGGCGTATGAATAAGAAATTTATTAGTTTGCGAGAAGTTGGTCGGCAGTTAAACATACCGCCGTCAACTATCGTCTATTATAAAGATAAGTTTGAAAAATATATCCCATCAGAAGGCGGGGAAGGTCGTCGTCCCCGGTACCCCATTGAAGTCTTGGAAATCTTCAGGAGGATTCGCACAATGTTCAATGACAACTGGTCTACTGAACAAATTGAAAGAGAATTAGCTCTCAAATTCAGTGTGTTAATGAGTGATCAACAGTCTGATCAGTCATTTGATCAAGTAACGTCCTCGAAAGAGATTGTTGAGCTTGCTGGTGTACTGTCTCGTATGTCTGATGTGCTTGATAATCAGTCTCTTTTTCAGAGTGAGATACGGTCTCTTCGTGATGAAGTGGCTGCTTTGAGAGAAGGGCGGGGTGAGTGGGAGCGAGCGCAGCAGGTTGAGCTTGAATCTTTACGAACGGAGCTTGTGTCTTTAAGGCGTCGTTTCTCGGGGCGTGGTGACGCCGGCGGGATTGATTTCCCTCCAGCCGACTTTCTTGCCAGTCCGCTCGTCATAGCATCTGGTGGAGAGTTCTTAGGCGTGCAAGGGAAGGGTAAAAAAGCTTTTTCGTTGGAAGATTTTGTTCATTTGATTGAGCGTAAAGAATCGGATCACGTTGGGGTTGAAACTTCTTGGAGACAGCAGGATGCCCATTGGGTGCTTGTTGTTCGAACCGAAGATGCAGAGACAGGGCGTGAGCAGGCTGTCGTTTTAGTTGCCAAGAAAACCATAACGCCCAGTAAGAATACCGTTACTGAAATTATACGATTGAATATTGATGGGAATGATGCCCCTGATGCACTGTTGTTAACGCTTTTCAGGCAGTTAAGGATGGTGTTTAATGGCTAG
- the thiD gene encoding bifunctional hydroxymethylpyrimidine kinase/phosphomethylpyrimidine kinase, which produces MDRLPCILTIAGSDSGGGAGIQADLKAITMLGGYGASVITALTAQNTKAVTGIHAPSAKFVGQQLSTVLEDITVDAAKTGMLFSAPIIEVIASRLVDRNFPLVVDPVCVSTSGAKLLKDEAVEAMVELMFPLADVLTPNLPEAELFTGMSIKSREDVFAAAKILMDMGPKSLLIKGGHADSFAVTDWFFASGLEPIPLMQHRVDTECTHGTGCTLSAAIATGLGQGLDPVAAIVRAQEYLNFALRAGFRVGEGGGPPNHAAPWLKERARQGVMSQVDVFARKLAAAEGAQKMFSRRRGNVAVALPFADNRAEVAGLSGGFFSMANGRIAVVGYPEFGASFRTASALLAARRLRPELGAAVVLSGQPTLVSAFEKAGVEIVWLDQGRKPDYIKVEDGGLEEWGAFEILKEHAVPETVDGMGDPGGIGREPAVYVWASDIDALVILLRKIAESISSFPEDE; this is translated from the coding sequence GTGGATCGACTCCCATGCATCCTGACTATTGCCGGATCTGATTCCGGTGGTGGAGCTGGTATTCAAGCGGACCTCAAGGCTATAACCATGCTTGGAGGTTACGGGGCGAGCGTCATTACTGCGTTAACAGCTCAGAACACCAAGGCTGTTACCGGTATTCATGCGCCTTCGGCCAAATTTGTCGGCCAACAGCTTTCGACAGTTCTTGAAGATATTACGGTGGATGCCGCCAAAACAGGAATGTTGTTTTCTGCGCCTATAATCGAAGTGATTGCCTCCCGATTGGTTGATCGTAATTTCCCTTTGGTTGTTGATCCTGTTTGCGTGTCTACGTCGGGTGCGAAGCTTTTGAAGGATGAAGCCGTAGAGGCCATGGTCGAGTTGATGTTTCCTTTGGCAGACGTGTTGACGCCCAATCTGCCTGAGGCAGAGCTTTTTACCGGGATGTCCATTAAGAGTCGGGAAGATGTTTTTGCTGCTGCAAAGATTTTAATGGATATGGGGCCGAAGTCTTTGCTTATCAAAGGTGGGCATGCGGATTCTTTTGCTGTCACTGATTGGTTTTTCGCATCTGGCTTAGAGCCTATTCCTCTGATGCAGCATCGAGTTGATACCGAGTGTACACATGGAACCGGATGTACTTTGTCGGCAGCGATTGCGACTGGGCTTGGGCAGGGATTGGACCCTGTTGCCGCCATTGTCCGTGCTCAGGAATATTTGAATTTTGCCTTGCGTGCAGGATTTAGGGTCGGAGAAGGTGGCGGTCCGCCTAACCATGCGGCTCCCTGGTTGAAAGAGCGAGCACGGCAGGGCGTTATGTCTCAAGTGGATGTTTTTGCGCGAAAACTGGCTGCGGCTGAAGGGGCGCAGAAGATGTTTTCGCGGAGGCGGGGCAACGTGGCCGTGGCTCTGCCGTTTGCGGATAACCGCGCTGAAGTGGCCGGTTTATCCGGTGGTTTCTTTTCGATGGCGAATGGAAGAATTGCTGTGGTTGGTTATCCTGAATTTGGGGCATCTTTTCGTACAGCATCTGCGCTTTTGGCCGCTCGTAGATTGCGTCCCGAATTAGGGGCTGCAGTTGTCTTGAGCGGGCAGCCAACCCTTGTGTCTGCCTTTGAGAAGGCCGGAGTGGAAATTGTATGGTTGGATCAAGGGCGTAAGCCCGATTATATAAAGGTTGAAGATGGAGGACTGGAAGAATGGGGGGCCTTTGAGATTCTTAAGGAGCATGCAGTTCCAGAGACTGTCGATGGCATGGGTGACCCCGGCGGCATAGGACGTGAGCCTGCGGTGTATGTCTGGGCTTCGGACATCGACGCGCTTGTGATTTTGTTGCGGAAAATTGCAGAATCCATATCGTCTTTTCCTGAAGATGAGTAG